The nucleotide window tatttatataaaagaaatCAAGGTAATTATTTTGCGCAGATAAGTTTTTAAACAGagtatttcttttcaaattatttgcttatgaaaaaaacaattttgtgaTACTATCACTAAAAAATTTCCTCCTATGTATTTGTTTAACAGAGTTAATTTGATATGGTTTTGCCGCTCAGCTATTAAACCTCAAGTGAGCCATATCCCAATGGAAAATTCATGGTCTTCATTTGAGATTTAAAAGGGGTGTAGTGGCCAAGtggtaaagcatttggcttTTTAACTGAtgggtccaaggtttgaatcttggtgaagactgggatttcaagggtgccactgagtccacctaactctaacagatacctgacattagatggggaaaataaagtggttggccattgtgctggtcacatgacatccattggccatagaaatagatgacctttacatcattagCCTTATCAATTgctagatcgcaagatctgaaaagggTACTTTACTTGTTGTTAGGTTTAATTAGCATATCCCACACATTCTACAAGTTGATATGGTTTATATTaatacaattaatattttttaaagctatcagttaatattttcttaaaatctGATTTAATTAATGTCAAGCATCTGTTTCTTTTGGTCTAGATCCTCCACATAAGCCTGTTGATGACTTCTCGTCTGAAGAGTTTAAAAGTCTGCTTGATGTCAATGTCATAGGATTTTTTCATGCCACTAAGGTAAGTCTAAGTTGAGCAACGCCATTTCTGACCAGGGACTGAAACTTTTTGCACTAACAGGTTCTCTTGCCAATGTGAGCCAATCAGGCATtctatgaaaatattgaaaatgttaaatatttgatattagtatcaaagaaaatagattaaataaagaactattattattattctgttCCAAATGtctaaatttattaaactaagTATGCTATTAATAGACatcatttaatttgtttttgctCACAGGAATCATGAAGTTCGTTTCATAGTTTATAGCTATAAAAggcactttctctttctcagagttgtaaaaaaaatttaaagcctTCAAGTTTTGGGATTTAATGTATTAAATAAttcagattttgttttgtacagTCTTTCAAGTGATTCTCTTTTATATGGCTATGCTTTTATTGTATATTAATTAATGCTAATTAGTTATTGAGATTTTACCTTACCTTTACCCATTGTTTAGTCttttggaccattggggcaccgaGCAAGActcgtcaaccgtctttctccattcctccctgacttttgccttgtttagaacctctttcagtggcaggcccgtccattcttttattttgtcctcTCATcactttctttgtctgcctcttcttctttttcctggtaatgtTATTGagatagtggtaattaattaatgttgtttgATAGTAAatagggaaataaatcttacagtatcaAGAGATATGTTGTAAAtgtagagttcttccccttgggtaagtttttttatatttttttatttttgaaatggaagtatttttttgcttgttttcagTATGCTATACCTCATTTAAGAAAGACGCAAGggaatattataaataatgGTAGCTTGGTGGCCTATATAGGTCAGCCTGGAGCAGTCACATATGCAGCCTCTAAGGTAGGAATAAATATGGGAGTTATAATTGTATTGCAATCAGAACTAAGCTTTTGACTATTACTATGTTATTGAACATAAATCTTGTCTTTGTTACAGGGTGCTGTTATATCTATGACTAAAGCTCTGGCTATTGATGAGGCCAAGTACAATGTGCGAGTCAATTCGTAAGTGGGTGATCAAATGTTAAATGCAATTGAAAACTGGGGATTGAATCTTATAAATATGTTCATAATTTATCAGGGGACAGGCAGATCACataagcaagaaaaaaaacaatacctaCTGCTTTAATTATAAGGGAAGCTATCAGTTCATCCTGTACACTTATTTTTTGTAAAGAGGACTCGCTATATGACAATTCATCAAAGCATTCAGTTGCTAAACAAAGCCCTGGCTAAGTTGTTCCACTTTCTGGTAGAATGACATCCCTATTAATTGTTAATACTCAGAAATAggaaattatcttatctatgACATTCTTTACTTAATTAGCTATATGTGATATTACGAAGTtagttacaaataataatggTCTTGTAAGGTTAATAGGCTTTTGatttaaaaagtcaaaacatTAACTAATCATTGGTGTAGTGCATAATTTGTATATAAAATCTTCACGGCTGCCTTGTTGTAAGTCAGacaaattgttttaaaactagTCAGATCATGTGACAATATATGTCTTGTCCTAGAATAGCTGCATCCTTCATTTGTTCACCTACATTTTCAGTGGTGACACCTTTTCAAGGGAAGGCAGGAAGGCATTGCTTAAGAGCAATGTTTTCATCATTAACgttgttaactctttcagtgcaggGTTACTCTCAGGGAGTAACTTTGCTAGCACTGCTGGTGGAGatctgttttcttttaaaataaaatcaaatgttaaattatataataaaataaaaaagttacattAGTTTTAGTAACTCTAACCAccctgcatatttttttttcatttaagaaaACTTAATTGTTTCAATGcactgttttgttttaatgataGATTTTCTCCTGGAAATATCTTCACTCCCTTGTGGGAAAAGGCAGCCTTAGCTTCTCCAGATTATAACAAATGTATTCAAGCTGGAAAAGATGCTCAGGTGAGAGATATTTCAACTGTATGTTCATCAATTCAAATCGAAGCTAGTCAGACATTTTTTTGCATGTTGACCTTGCTTTTTTAGATTTGACTGTTCATCATTAAAACACAAACATAATTTATCTATTTTGGAAATAACATTAACATCTTTAATTAAAAAGCtctgaaattttattttatttctaaagattATCCTTTCTGTGTTTACCAGTTGTGTTTGGCCTTTAcataattttgtttgtattaacaacaataaaatttatctaaaaaaaaaaaagagaacaaaggATGTTAAACCTATTTCAaagtttactaaaaaaaaaaattttgctttATATTGCTTGATGGTAACATTGTTCATCTCAGTGGATTACATTTTCAACTGGGATTGGAGTAAAATGTTCTTGgcttaaaaattgattctattaatttttttttcatcaaatacaatataaaaatgGTTTTAAGAATAACTGAGCTCATAATGACCAACTGAAATGagaggtcccaggtttgaatctctgtgaagactgggattttttatttcaggttttttaggatgcctctgagtcaacccaactctaatgggtacctgactagttagggaaaataaaagtggttggtcattgtactggccacacgacaccttcgttaactgtTGAGGAtagcaacagatgacctttacatcatctgccctatagatttcaaggtctgaatgggttactttactttactttacttataattatttatgtataaaattatagaaatatgGAAATAGTTCATATTTTTTAAGTCATCTTTCAGTCTTATTAGAAAAATTACAGTTAGCATTATTCATGATCTAAATAGTTAACCCTAACTAtaacccttttttaaaaatataattgtggATAGCTTTAATAATATTCTGATTCAGTCTTTtccaaaaacatttaaaacatatatGTTGAAATCAGAGCACTATCAAAACTTCAAATGGACTAATAATTCTGTGTACACTATTACTTAACTAAAAATCTGCATTGTCTCAAGACCTcttaataataaacaataataataaaaaaaaaaacttatttattttatcataaaatagttatagacaattgaaaattataactttatcagattattactattatttctgaaaaattcgaacacttTTCCgtgtaaaaaaaagaagctattCAATTCTAAAGATTACATAGTTTTTATACAGAAGACTATTTTATCTGCTTCATAATCTGTTGAATATGGAATTTAATATCAGATTATATAtctccaacaaaaaaaaaagacaacctgCTTGTCTCTATCTTGACTTCTAAGTCTCTACCCCCTCATTGACACTCCTTAACACACTGATCTATTTTAACCACTGTACATGTGCTCTAGGGATTAATTTAAGGGTGAAAAAGACAGACACAGACTCATACACAGGCTTGCAACAAAACTGCATGTCAACACGGATGGCTTAGGCAACAATTACATCTCAATTATATTTTGTCTTATTTTCTTAGTTACTGGGACGATTTGGCACTATTGAAGAGTGTGGTTTAGTGTGCTTGTTCCTAGCTGCTGATGCCACATTTTGTACAGGAATTAATATCAATGTCAGTGGAGGAGCTGAGCTGGACTATggctacaaaaacaaaactacgcTAAAAGAATAGATTTAATTACAGCTCAGTGCTATGTATAAATAACAACTTTCTTACTTTTATATTAAAGATGTTTGTataaacagatttttaaaatctcatattgtcaaaatcatttttttaaagtgtttttcatGTAACTCATTTCCATTAAAATAgactaaattaaatataaagtaaatGTCAAGATGTTTCAAACAATTGTTAAGTTTATGTTACATGCTTTTAGTTGTCAATGTCATCTGTTCAATGTGAAATTTGTCCACAAAAATTCTTAGGCAATCAAGCAGTTATGAAATAAAAGTCAAATTATGTtaaaatatgtttgaaaaatatatgtacatatttatatttcaaaaagaaCCCTAGGGTTTGCTTAGTTAAACTAGTCATAATGTTACCTAAATAAGTGTATTATCTCCATGTGCTATTAGCACAAGATAAATTAGAAACTTTTGTGAGCAAGTTACAAAATGATACACTCTTTATACTATGATTTTTTTGCCAATTGCATGTTATATGATAACtggattatattttgaaatataagGCCTAGCCCATTGTGCATCTAAAGTGCATTTAttgtatacacttttttttttactcttttagAGATAAAGTATAGTTCACATCTGTTTGTAACCAGCATGTAACAAAGATGCATTttgttaagtaacattttactTTCTCCAGCAAAGGATATTTAGCAATTCTGAGATATGATTAAAATCTAGATACAAAAGTTCTAGCTTTGAAATCCAGTaactttacatttttatcaaactttatatctTTTGATAACCACATACAATATCACTTAAAatagtgaaaagaaaaaaaaattctctacaAAAATATCGTTTAAATGTAACACTTTAAGTACATGTTTATAATAAAACCACAGTTgagaaaatattcaaatattttactACTCATTATCAAATGTGATTTTACTAGTCAGAAAAACTAAGACCTATTGTAAATAATTCATCAGAAATGTTTTGTACTTGTCTCCATTTGTACACTTGCatttactaaatgtagtttGTTTTCACTGCCTACCACAAGTTATTATTTCAAAGCATTATCCaaaatttttatgtttttaaagctTGGTCACTCCCTATTgtttaaatctaaatcaaaTGGGAAAGTGTACTTTGCAATCAGACTTCTATTGTCTGAAATGCATATTATTTGTTAGATTACATCTGAAGTATAAAAGGCTTTAtttattgccttttttttcttgttggcTTGTCTCTTACACAGATGACAATCAACTTGTATGTTGTGGACTATATTGTTATTAGCTATTTAATTTGAAGTGATATGTCCCTTgaacattttattgtttttttttttaaggcaaactattaaaaatatcttaaagTTACCTTTCTTTTGTATAATAAGGTGCTGGTTAATCTTTAgtgcatttttaaaatgtcataagAAATAAAGTCATTTAGATGTTTTTACTTAAAATACCTTCTAATATGATAAACAATTTCTTCTTTAAGATAATGTTCTATTTGTagaaaagcttatctaaaaacATTCTTGTAAATTGGATTTCAAAATTGAATTGTTCTCTTGAATGTGGCTGGAAAAATGGTGAATTTTGATCTTGTAACATTTGTTACTGTGAATAGAATATTGCATTTTAGTAATAATAAATTGTGGTTGATATGCccaacatttttaatttaaacattattttcaaaACATCAATTACCAAACACTTACATTTGAGATTggtataaaataaaatcaaatccaTAAAAAGCAACTATTTGGTGTATCCagaatatgaaaaaaacaatacatttctTCTGCACTTTTTAGCATTGTAGAATCAAgtacaaatttaaatgtaaatgaaTAGCAGATTACTGTGACAAACCTTTAATGTGTAATCTCCAATag belongs to Biomphalaria glabrata chromosome 12, xgBioGlab47.1, whole genome shotgun sequence and includes:
- the LOC106056178 gene encoding 17-beta-hydroxysteroid dehydrogenase 14-like — its product is MPSTCSLRYKDKVVIVTGGASGIGLGAVKTFVENGSKVVFCDLNEKDGLSVETSLNAEGPGECKFIVCDVSNEEQVKKLIDFTVETFGKLDCLVNNAGVHPPHKPVDDFSSEEFKSLLDVNVIGFFHATKYAIPHLRKTQGNIINNGSLVAYIGQPGAVTYAASKGAVISMTKALAIDEAKYNVRVNSFSPGNIFTPLWEKAALASPDYNKCIQAGKDAQLLGRFGTIEECGLVCLFLAADATFCTGININVSGGAELDYGYKNKTTLKE